In Paenibacillus xylanilyticus, the genomic window TTTTATATGTCAATTCATTGATATGGATTTCCAGTGTTAATAGCATGCTTTTAATAAAAAAAGCTGCCCCCAGATTATGTTTAAATCTAATCTGAGGGACAGCTCGCTGACTTATGAAGATAACCTATGGCTTCTTATTTTAGAGAAACAGATAACTCGAATGTACACTATTCCTGCATCAGGTGACGATTGAGGAATTTCTCAATGGCTCGATACAGATCAAGCTGATTCTCGACATTGGCGAAACCATGGCCTTCATTCGCTTTTAACATGTATGGTACATCCACTCCACGTTTGCGCAGTGCTTCCACGATCTGATCAGACTCTGCCTGTTTAACCCGCGGATCATTCGCACCTTGTACGACAAATAGCGGCGCCTTCATCTGATCGATATGGAACAAAGGTGAGGCTGCAGTCAGCAGCTCCTTGTCTTTCACCGGATCACCCATGCGCTCATAGAACATGTTCCGCTCAGATTCCCAATAGGGTGGAAGGGAATCCAGCAGGGTGAACAGATTGGAAGGTCCCACATAGCTGATGCCGGCGGCATACACGTCCGGTGTGAATGCCAGTCCAGCTAGCGCTGCGTAGCCTCCATAAGATCCTCCATAAATGGCTACACGTTCTGGATCAACTGTCCCTTCTTTCACCAGCCAGTTTACGCCATCCGTAAGATCGTTCTGCATCGCTTTGCCCCACTCTTTGTTTCCTGCATCCAGAAACGCTTTACCATAGCCTGTAGAGCCACGGAAGTTCACCTGCAGTACAGCATAGCCGCGGCTGGCAAGGAACTGGACTTCCGGACTGAAGCCCCATGAGTCACGTGCCCAAGGACCGCCGTGAGGGACAACAACGAGTGGTAGCCCGGAAGCTTCCGCCCCGTTAGGGAGTGTCAGATAGCCATGAAGGGTTAAACCATCACGTGACGTATATGTCACAGGTTTCATGTCTGACATTTTGCTCTCATCAATCCATGGTGCAGCATCAGCCAGTTTATCCAGCTTGCCTGTCTTCGAGTCGTAGAAATAGTAGGTGCCCATCGACTTGTCACTATAAGCAGCGAACAGGACCTGACCTTCTTCGCTCATGTTGGAAATGCTAACTTCCTTGCCGGGCACTTTGGCTTGAAGATCCTGCATTAATTTCTTGAACTCGTTATCGAAGAATTCATAGTTTACCTTGTCTGTCTCATAAACTGCTGCAAGAATTGTCCCCTTCTCTTTCGAAGGTATGAAGCTGGTTACATCCACATCTTTGTTTTCATAAATGGTTTTAGTTACCTTCTTGGTGCTCGGGCTAAATTCTACGATAGCTGTTTTATCCCGATCCAGGTTAGATGCAACATAGATATTTTTGTTGTCATAGGTGAACATCAATGGAACAAACGTCTCTCCCAGCTCTGTGGTTAGCAATGGCTCAAACGGTTTATCCTCCGAATCTCGATACATTAACGAGGATACGTTGCCATCACTGGAAACGGCTACACGAATCTTACCTTCGTGGTCTGTTAACCAGCCCGAGATATTACCTGGATTCTCGGCAGCAAGCACAGCTTCGCCTGTCTTAATGTTGATGCGGTACACATCAAAGATCCGAGGATCACGTTTGTTCATGCCCACCAGAATTTCATCTGGAATGCTCTCCAGCGGATCAACCAACATGGCTCTTGTATTGGGATATGGGGTAAGATCCTTGCTGTTCTTCCCATCCATATCCGTAACATAAATATGATAATTCTCGTCTCCGGCTTCATCCTTCACATACAGCAATTTGTCATCAGTAGCCCATACAAAGGCAGCAATACTGCGATCGGTTTCACTCGTAATCCGGGTCGGCTTGCCCGAGCCTCCATTTTCCTTAACCACAACGTTCATGCGGTTATTCCATGGTTCCAGATAGGCCATATGTTTGCCGTCCGGCGACATCTGGAATCCAGCCTGAGCTGGCTGCTTGAAGAAATCCTCTAATGGGGTAAGTCCCTCAGCTGCTACATCAAGCCCTAGTGCCAGATACAATGCTTCGGCAAATTCACCATGAGTCACTGTACCCTTGGCATTAAATGCACTGCCTTCAATGATAAAATGCTGCTTGAGGCGAATCGCATCCTCGGCATGTACAGCGGGAATCTGTTTCATATCACTGTATACGACCTGTATTCCATTATCCTTCAATCCAAATGCACGGGTAAATAATGAGGCCATCTGTGCTCGCGTAAGTGGTGCATCCGGTGCATAGCCTTTGGCTTGTCCCCGAATGAGACCACTTTGCTTCAATGCATAGATGGCTGGTGCGGCTTCATCTTGAGCCAGAACATCAGCGAAGCCTATAAGAGAAGCAGGTGTATCGAGCTTAAGTACACGTTGCAGGATGATTGCTGCTTGAGCACGCGTTATTGGTGTCTGTGTTTGTTGCATTCCATCTGTTGTACCATCTATGTATCCCAGTTGCTGGAGCGTCTGTGCTGCCTTCGAGGTTATGGCTTCAGCAACGGCTGCTGTAGGCTTGCTTGCTTCGGCTGCCAGAATTGCAGGCTGAATTAGAGCAATAGACATGGCCATGGTTAGCGTTACAGCATATACCTTTTTGCTAATTGCGTTCAATATTAATCCCCCTTATAAGTGAATTACAGAATAATTTGGAATTATTCGTAAATCATTGTACCACGATCATCCATAAGTTTACAGTTAGGGGAATACGGCAACATTTAATTCTTTGACCCGGAGAAACCATAATTGAGGAGTTTACGCGTTTCGTTAAAACGGCTTTCGCGGCTTTCTGTACCGAATACAACCGAGATCAGTCTTTTACCGTCGCGCTCTGCTGTTCCTACAAAGTGGTAGCCTGTAAGTGGATCATAGCCCGTTTTCAATCCATCATTGCCATCGTAAGCGTAAGGTCCTCCAATGGAAGATAGCATCCAGTTCTTGTTACTCATATAAATCCCTTTTTGATGCATGGAGACCTGAGTTTGGCTGGAGACCTGAAGTACTTCGGGGTAATTTTCAATCAGATATTGTGCTAGTTTGCATGCATCCGTAGCTGTCATGACCGTCTGTCCCTGAATTACATCAGGACGATGAGGACCCAGCTGTTTCTCACTTAGTCCCGTTGAGTTCCTGAAGATGGTATCCGTTGACATGCCAATCTCCGAGGATTTCTCGTTCATCATCTGTACAAACGACTGCTCTGTACCACCAATATGCTCTGCAAGCGCGACAGCTGCATCATTAGCGGAATACACCGCCATCGTCTGGAAAAGCTCCTGTACTGTAAACTTCTCCCCTTGCTTAAGTGCAAGCTGAGTACCTCCCACCGAACTGGCGTACAGGCTAACATTAACCGCATCATCCCAGCGTGCCTCGCCATTCATAACAGCTTCCATGACGAGCAGCTCTGTCATCAACTTGCTGATACCCGCAGGGGCCATTTCTAATGAACCGTTATAATCCATCAGGATCTTGCCTGTACTCAAATCCATCAGTACTGCAGATTCCGCCTTGATTCCCGGTTTGCCTATCAGTATGTCCGGTTTAACACCCACATATATAATGACCAGCAGAGCCAGCAGCATTCCTGCCCGTTTCCACCATCTTTTCATCAGTGAATCACCTCTTATAGATATAGACGAATGAAAGAGGCATTTGGTCTGCACTTTTTTGCAAAAAAGTTAAATTTTTTTTATTTTTTTGTCATCAAAAAAACATGGACTCTATTCACCCCATGCCAGAGTGATAGAATCCATGTTTTAAATGACACTTTTTATCGTACCCAGAGGAATTCATTTACTCGATCTAGCAACCGACTTCGTCAAAGGACCCCAATCCTTATGGCTGCTCATAGAATCAAAAGTAACCTTTCCTTGAGAACAAGGCACTTATAATTAGAATAAGAAAAGTATAATTACTCAGCCACTACTGGTTTATCTGCGTTAACAGCCAGATCGCTCAGGTAGATACCTGTTCCATCACCAATCGCGTAGTTCATTACACGTTTGTTGACCGGTGCTACTACAGCACGGTACAGTGTCGGGAATACTGGAACTTCATCAACCATGTACTGCTGCCATTCATTGTAGATTTCTTTGCGTTTCTCTACGTCGAAGGCTTCAGCAGAGACACCTTTTGCAAGCAACTCATCATTTTTCTCACTAGAGAATCTGGAGAAGTTATACAGTGCATCGCGACCATACAGGCCTGCTGGGTCTACGTCAATACCTACACCCCATGCTGCTTGGTACACATCGATGTTTGGATCATCTTTACCAGTGTTACCTACACGGTCATAGAAGCTGTTAAACTCAACCATTTCGAGGTTCACTTTCAGGCCGATTGCTGCCCAGGATTGAACATAATAACGTGCCAGTGGTTCAGCGGTGTCGCCACCTGTCATGGATACGAAATTGATCTCCAGTGGTGATCCATCTGGATTGGTACGGAATTCTCCGTCCAATTTGTAGCCAGCTTCATCAAGCAAAGCTTTGGCTGCTTCAGGATCATAGGCTACACCTGGATTGTTGGAATCATGGAATTCAGGGTGAGACGGCGGAATCAATGTTGTTGCGTTCCAACGCAGACCGTTGTAGAAACGTTTGCCGACTTGGTCGTTGTCTACAGCCATCCACATCGCTTTACGCAAGTTTTTGTCAGCCATTTTTGCATCAGGATTCGTTACAACTTTTCCGTTTTCTTCATCCCATGTACCCAGTTTGAAACCGATGTACGTATAAGCACGGTCGATTGCACCCAGGAATTCCACATTGGACATATCTGCATTGTCTTTATATTGATCTGTAGGGAATGCATCCACGAGGTCTACCCCGCCAGATTTCAATTCTTGAACAACCGTTGTTGGGTTGATAACTTTCAAAGTCACTTTATCCAGTTTTGGAGCTCCACGCCAGTAGTCTTCATTTTTCACAAATGTTACAGACTCACCTGGAGTGATGGTTTCCACTTTAAATGGACCAAAACCGATTGGAGTTTCACGCACTTCTTTGGAAGAGGACATTTTGGCTACATCCATATCACCGAAGATATGTTTAGCCAGCGGATATGTCCATACGCCACCTGTCAGCAGGGACGGTGTAGATTCTTTGTATGTGATGCTGATTTGTTTGTCGCTCAGCACTTTGATACCGGAGATCGTTTTTGCTTTACCAGCATGGTATTCATCCATACCTACTACGCTTGTGAAGTTGGAATCGTAACGAGGACCATCATAAGCCTTGTTACCGATAACTTCATAAGCAAATTGCAAATCTTCTGCCGTTACCGGCTTACCATCATGCCAGTTTACATTATCACGAATGGTTAGTGTGAACGTTTTTCCATCTTCGGATGTTTCATACGTTGCTGCACCATCATTGGTGTATACATAGTCTTTATCCCAAGTCAGCAAACCTTCATCGAACCAACCCAGAACTTGCACGTCAGGATCGCCCGAGTAAAAATTGTAATTCAGTGTACCTTCAAAAGCAGTATCTGATACAAGTCCAAATGTGATAGATCCACCTTCAATGGCAGTTCCTTCGTTGGTTTTAACATTGTTAAAGTCCTCAATGGAGTACACGCCCTCTTCATTAGCAGGCTTCTCCTCTGTCTTCGTCTCCCCTGTGTTCGAAGAAGGCGTTGGTGTTGCTGCCTCTTTCTCCGAGCACGCCGCAAGCGCCAGTACGAAGACCAACATCATCGTGAAAAATAGTCCCCGTGAAAAAAATCTCTTTTTCATGAACCTTTCCTCCCTTTTTAACCTCTTCTTTGTCTTGCATCAGTCGCACGCTTAAGGGCTTGACCGACATTATTTATACTCAACATCAATACCAGAATAAGTACTGACGCAGGTAGCCATATCCACCATCTGGTTTCCAGGGTTTGCGGATTACGTGCATAACTTACGAGTGTTCCAAGACTCGGTGTGCTCTCAGGGAATCCAAATCCCAAGAAAGACAGCCCGGATTCAAGGCCAATATTGGCAGCAAGGTTCAATGTCATCGTTACGATGATGATGGAGCTCAGATTAGGTAGAACCTGTGAAAGCATGATTTTGAGATGGGAAGAACCCAACGTTTTTGATGCCTTTACATATTCAAGTTCGCGCTCCTGTAATGCCTTAGACCGAATCAATCTGGCAATTCCCATCCATAGGAAAGCAGTCATGATTAGTGAGAACGAAGTAATACTATATTTGGGTACTGCTGTAACAAACGCGATAACGATCATCATGAACGGTAGAACCATGAAGAAATCCACGACACGCATGAATATATTATCAATCAATCCTCCGAAGTAACCGGACAATAAACCAATCACGATTCCCAAGAATCCTGTCATTACCGTAACAAGAATGGCAATGGATAATGAGTTCCGAGTACCTATGACTAATTGTCCGAATACATCTCGCCCGCCGTAATCTGTTCCTAACCAATACTGGGCTGAAGGCGGCTCATACAAGGCGAATAGATCTACTTTAACAATTTCATCCTGATCCAGAACCAAAGCGGTTCCGTAAACTAGTAATAAAACTAATCCTAAAAATATGAGCGAAATTAGCGCCACTTTATCCCGGACTAGCTCCCTCCATAAGATACTCAAGCTAGAGGGGCTTTTATCTATCTTCTGTGAAGTTATAACGACATCATTGGCCTTGCTCATCTTATTCACCCCGAAATCTTCAAGTTCTTACTTGATCCGTATACGTGGATCTACCAATCCAAGAATAATGTCAGATAACAGCGAGCCCAGAATTGTGGCGATACCAAATATCAGGACAAGCGCAGTCACAACACTGAAATCCCGAAGAGAGATTGAGTTAAGAAACAGCTGACCCATGCCCGGATAACTGAATATACCCTCAATGATAATGGTACCTCCGATAAGTCCAGTGATCTCATAACCAAAGAATGCAGCAATCGGAAGTAGAGAGTTTCTTAGAATGTGCCTGTTGTAAACTCGTGATTCCGAGGCGCCCTTGGCCCTCGCAGTGAGAACAAATTCCTTGTGCTTAATATCGATAATTTCACTACGTAAGTATTGAACCGTGGATACTGTAGCGATCAACGCCATGGATAAGGCCGGTAATAACAGATGATAGAACTTGCTTGCAACGTAACTAAATGTTCCTGGTGTAAGTCCAGGTGCTACGCTGCCTCCAGTTGGGAATAACCCGAAGTGGAACCCAAAAATCCATAACATAACGAGTGCAAAAATAAATAAAGGTGCTGCAAAACCTAAATAGGTGTAACCCGTAATTAAACGGTCAGACCATGTATCGTTGTAACGACCACTGATAATACCGAGTGGAATTGCGATTAAGTATGTGAACACAAGCGTTGCAAAAGCCAGCCAGAATGTATTTGAGATCCGTTGACCAATCAAGTCCATAACTGGCATTTTAAATCGGAAAGATTGCCCGAAGTCACCTTGTGCTGCATTTCTGATCCAGTCCCAATACTGTATATACCATGGATTGTTGAGTCCAAGTCGTTCTCTTTGTTCATCCAGAGCCTTAGGATCTATGCTTGGGTCAAGCAAGCCTGTTAGTGCATCGCCTGGCATCGCCTTGGCCATCAAGAATACCAAGAGACTAAGCAAAAAGATCTGAGGGATCATAATCATGATTCTTCGTAGTATTATATTCCACATATGGCCTTCAACCTTTCTGAGGTAGAGCTACTCGGTGAGTATTGGAAATGGATTTGAGCGAGTAAGCAAGCCCTTCCTCATCAAAGAAGTTTCGGTATGAATTCTCATACTCGGATTTAACCTGCTGACGGAAAGCAGTCATCTCGTCACGTTTGGTTGGATCCATATCCGGAATAGCTGCTATGAGACGCTTGGTATAGATATGCTGTGGATTCTCAAAAATATCATCGGTCGTTCCTTGCTCTACGTAGCGACCTTTATACATAATTCCAATCTGATCACACATATGTCTTATAATTCCGAGGTCATGACTGATGAACAGATAGGTCAGATTTAGCTCTTTTTGAATCTCCTGCATGAAATTAAGCACTTGTGCCTGTACGGATACATCCAGAGCGGATACGGGCTCATCTGCAATGATTAGTTTCGGCTTCAGTGCAATTGCCCGGGCAATTCCGATCCGCTGCCGCTGTCCTCCGGAAAATTCATGAGGATACTTATAGATGGACTCTGGACTTAGACCTACTTTTTCTAGCAAATCCCTGACTTGTCTCTTCTCTTCCGTAGCTGTAAGTCGCTCATAGTTGCGTAGAGGTTCAGCAATAATATCGATAACCCTCTTCTTGGGATTCAGTGAAGAATAGGGATCTTGAAAGATCATTTGCACGTCTCGCTGGAGTTGTCTGTCCTTACGGCGCTCTTTGGTAAGGTCCTTGCCGTTAAATAGAATTTTTCCGGCTGTTACATGGTTGAGTCCGATAACGGCTCTCCCTGTCGTCGTTTTGCCTGAGCCTGATTCACCAACGAGTCCGTAAGTCTGTCCCTGCTCAATGGAGAAGCTTACATCATCAACCGCCTTGATACTTCCAATTTCACGTTTGATCAATCCACCGCGAATCGGAAAATGTATTTTGAGTCCTTCAACTTCGAGTAATGCCATTATGTTATTCCTCCTCAGCTTGATCAGGGAAATGAAAGTGCTGGTAACAGGTGCAGCGTACAAAGTGACCTGGAGCAATTTCATGCATCTGCGGGTTCTCTTCATGGGCCGAATCACTGATCCACGGGATTCGGGCCTTGAATCGGCACCCTTTGCGAGGAAGATTTTTTAATGAAGGTACAATACCTTGAATGACATGCAGCTTCGATTTTTCTTCGGTAATCGTAGGAATAGAGTTCAATAGAGATCTTGTGTATGGATGCTTTGCATTGTTCATTAGCGTGTAGATATCTGCAATCTCAACGATTTCACCCGCGTACATTACTGCAACTCGATCCGCCATCTCAGCAACCACCCCAAGATCATGTGTAATCAGGATGATGCCAGCATTGATCTCGTTCTTCAAATCTCGGATAAGTTCAAGAATCTGAAGTTGAATCGTAACGTCAAGTGCTGTTGTAGGCTCATCGGCAATGAGCAGTTCAGGTTTATTTGCAATGGCAATTGCAATAACAACACGCTGCCTCATACCGCCAGATAGTTCGTGGGGATACTGCTTGTATATCTGTTCGGGACGTGGAATCCCTACTTGGTTAAGCAGATCAATAACCTTGTCTTTCTTTTCTTTAGAAGACATTTTAGGTTGATGTAGTGTCAGAATCTCATCGATCTGGTCACCAATAATCATCAGAGGATTTAATGCGGAAAGTGGGTCCTGAAAGATCATTCCCATCTCTTTACCGCGGAGCTTGTTTAATTTGTTAGGAGAGATATTCGCAATATCCTGTCCTTTATATAGAATCTGGCCATCAATTTTGGCTTTGTTGTGAAGACCCATAATTGAAAATGCGAACGCACTTTTGCCTGATCCTGATTCTCCAACAATCGCTAGTACTTCGTTTTTCTTAACCGTAAGGTTAACGTGATCAACTGCTGCATAATAGTCATCTTCAATTCTGAATGATGTAGTTAGATTTCTGACTTCCAATAGCTCTGTGTTCAAATCAATCACCCTAACCCCAAAATTTCCGCAGACTGTATTCATATATATAAGAATGCATCCACTGTATATTTCCATGTTCTTGAAGAAGACGAACAAAAGTTTATACAAAATACTAATCCATTAGGAGAAACGAGTTTCGATATTGCTATTTAGACCATTGGTCAATTAATGTTGATAAATCCTAGCGGAATTATATAGCAAAATAATTAATGTAATCATACGTGTAAATTTAGGTGACGTCAATAATTATTTTGAGATTTTTGGTATAAATGTTTTTTATATCATAGTTTTGGGTATTAGTTATATTTTTAAGGTACTTATCAAGGGGGATTTCGATATTATTTCGACTTTTTTCGAGTGAGGTTCTGAATTAGGAGAGTATGAATATTAAATATATAACATGTACCTTACGTTTATTATGTACTTACATGTCGAATCAATTTAATTTTAGAATATATATGTTAGGTTTGTGGCAAATATTCGCTTTAATTTGTTTCCTCTATGTCAGCTGTCTTTTTAGCAAATTTATGCCTATGCGATTATTTTTATGCTATTCATTAAGTCTGTGTTAAAATTCTAGTTATTCTAGTATAGTTTTATTTATTTGCTGCTGTAAAGGACTAATTGTAATCTTTTATCATTTTTTTTACAAAAGAATGAAAAAAGCCCTGCAAAATGCAAGGCTTTTCCGATATTTATGCATCATGTTGTATTTTAATTATAGGCTTTATGGTGAATCCGGCGGGCGTTTGCCACGCTTCAACTCATTGATGCTTAAGCCAAAATCCATCTGCAGATGAGGATAATCCGGAAAGTTAGCCCAGTCGCCTCCCCATGTAAATCCTAACTCCTTGGCCAGATCGACAACCTCCATCCAGTCTGCTTGTCCATTGCCGTTATCATCGCGCTCCATATCCCATACTACATCACCATCTGGGGTCCGAAGTGCGAAATCAATAGCCAGTCCGTAATTATGATATGATTCCCCGCCTCTGGCATTCGTAACGATATTCCCAGTGGTCGAGCGGCCTTGATTAAACAGCTCATCCTGCTCTTCTATACTTCGATAACCATGGGTGATAACGATATCTATACCACGCCGGGCTGCTTTGCGTACCAGTAACTGCTCACTCTCTGCCACGACGGGATGGAGACCTGTGATGGGCGCAGCTTCTCTAGTATAATCTGGCCAAATTTCGTAAGTATCCTCTTTTTGCTGCAGCCATACGTATAAAACGGAAATTAGCAGCGTAGCTATTAGCCAAAAACGTAAACTTTTCTTTTGCTTCCGCTGCTCTTTTTTCTTGATTTTCTTCATATGCACTCCTGATGTCTTGATCTGTTATAAATGGAATATTCATCACTTACTCAAACATAATCTATTCTATTATAAATGATTTGCATCCCAATTACTTCTCCACGATCATTCGCTCAGGTTCTCGTTCGTTTCAAAACATAAAAAAGCAGCCGGCTATAAGCCGGCTGCTTCGTATGCAAGCTGAGTAATACTACTCAGTTGTGTATGGCAGCAATGCGATTTGACGGGAGCGTTTGATCGCGATCGTCAGCATGCGTTGATATTTAGCGCTAGTACCTGTTACACGGCGTGGCAAAATTTTTCCACGTTCGCTGATAAATTTACG contains:
- a CDS encoding alpha/beta fold hydrolase: MNAISKKVYAVTLTMAMSIALIQPAILAAEASKPTAAVAEAITSKAAQTLQQLGYIDGTTDGMQQTQTPITRAQAAIILQRVLKLDTPASLIGFADVLAQDEAAPAIYALKQSGLIRGQAKGYAPDAPLTRAQMASLFTRAFGLKDNGIQVVYSDMKQIPAVHAEDAIRLKQHFIIEGSAFNAKGTVTHGEFAEALYLALGLDVAAEGLTPLEDFFKQPAQAGFQMSPDGKHMAYLEPWNNRMNVVVKENGGSGKPTRITSETDRSIAAFVWATDDKLLYVKDEAGDENYHIYVTDMDGKNSKDLTPYPNTRAMLVDPLESIPDEILVGMNKRDPRIFDVYRINIKTGEAVLAAENPGNISGWLTDHEGKIRVAVSSDGNVSSLMYRDSEDKPFEPLLTTELGETFVPLMFTYDNKNIYVASNLDRDKTAIVEFSPSTKKVTKTIYENKDVDVTSFIPSKEKGTILAAVYETDKVNYEFFDNEFKKLMQDLQAKVPGKEVSISNMSEEGQVLFAAYSDKSMGTYYFYDSKTGKLDKLADAAPWIDESKMSDMKPVTYTSRDGLTLHGYLTLPNGAEASGLPLVVVPHGGPWARDSWGFSPEVQFLASRGYAVLQVNFRGSTGYGKAFLDAGNKEWGKAMQNDLTDGVNWLVKEGTVDPERVAIYGGSYGGYAALAGLAFTPDVYAAGISYVGPSNLFTLLDSLPPYWESERNMFYERMGDPVKDKELLTAASPLFHIDQMKAPLFVVQGANDPRVKQAESDQIVEALRKRGVDVPYMLKANEGHGFANVENQLDLYRAIEKFLNRHLMQE
- a CDS encoding D-alanyl-D-alanine carboxypeptidase family protein; translation: MKRWWKRAGMLLALLVIIYVGVKPDILIGKPGIKAESAVLMDLSTGKILMDYNGSLEMAPAGISKLMTELLVMEAVMNGEARWDDAVNVSLYASSVGGTQLALKQGEKFTVQELFQTMAVYSANDAAVALAEHIGGTEQSFVQMMNEKSSEIGMSTDTIFRNSTGLSEKQLGPHRPDVIQGQTVMTATDACKLAQYLIENYPEVLQVSSQTQVSMHQKGIYMSNKNWMLSSIGGPYAYDGNDGLKTGYDPLTGYHFVGTAERDGKRLISVVFGTESRESRFNETRKLLNYGFSGSKN
- a CDS encoding oligopeptide ABC transporter substrate-binding protein, which codes for MKKRFFSRGLFFTMMLVFVLALAACSEKEAATPTPSSNTGETKTEEKPANEEGVYSIEDFNNVKTNEGTAIEGGSITFGLVSDTAFEGTLNYNFYSGDPDVQVLGWFDEGLLTWDKDYVYTNDGAATYETSEDGKTFTLTIRDNVNWHDGKPVTAEDLQFAYEVIGNKAYDGPRYDSNFTSVVGMDEYHAGKAKTISGIKVLSDKQISITYKESTPSLLTGGVWTYPLAKHIFGDMDVAKMSSSKEVRETPIGFGPFKVETITPGESVTFVKNEDYWRGAPKLDKVTLKVINPTTVVQELKSGGVDLVDAFPTDQYKDNADMSNVEFLGAIDRAYTYIGFKLGTWDEENGKVVTNPDAKMADKNLRKAMWMAVDNDQVGKRFYNGLRWNATTLIPPSHPEFHDSNNPGVAYDPEAAKALLDEAGYKLDGEFRTNPDGSPLEINFVSMTGGDTAEPLARYYVQSWAAIGLKVNLEMVEFNSFYDRVGNTGKDDPNIDVYQAAWGVGIDVDPAGLYGRDALYNFSRFSSEKNDELLAKGVSAEAFDVEKRKEIYNEWQQYMVDEVPVFPTLYRAVVAPVNKRVMNYAIGDGTGIYLSDLAVNADKPVVAE
- a CDS encoding ABC transporter permease, translated to MSKANDVVITSQKIDKSPSSLSILWRELVRDKVALISLIFLGLVLLLVYGTALVLDQDEIVKVDLFALYEPPSAQYWLGTDYGGRDVFGQLVIGTRNSLSIAILVTVMTGFLGIVIGLLSGYFGGLIDNIFMRVVDFFMVLPFMMIVIAFVTAVPKYSITSFSLIMTAFLWMGIARLIRSKALQERELEYVKASKTLGSSHLKIMLSQVLPNLSSIIIVTMTLNLAANIGLESGLSFLGFGFPESTPSLGTLVSYARNPQTLETRWWIWLPASVLILVLMLSINNVGQALKRATDARQRRG
- the opp4B gene encoding oligopeptide ABC transporter permease translates to MWNIILRRIMIMIPQIFLLSLLVFLMAKAMPGDALTGLLDPSIDPKALDEQRERLGLNNPWYIQYWDWIRNAAQGDFGQSFRFKMPVMDLIGQRISNTFWLAFATLVFTYLIAIPLGIISGRYNDTWSDRLITGYTYLGFAAPLFIFALVMLWIFGFHFGLFPTGGSVAPGLTPGTFSYVASKFYHLLLPALSMALIATVSTVQYLRSEIIDIKHKEFVLTARAKGASESRVYNRHILRNSLLPIAAFFGYEITGLIGGTIIIEGIFSYPGMGQLFLNSISLRDFSVVTALVLIFGIATILGSLLSDIILGLVDPRIRIK
- a CDS encoding ABC transporter ATP-binding protein; amino-acid sequence: MALLEVEGLKIHFPIRGGLIKREIGSIKAVDDVSFSIEQGQTYGLVGESGSGKTTTGRAVIGLNHVTAGKILFNGKDLTKERRKDRQLQRDVQMIFQDPYSSLNPKKRVIDIIAEPLRNYERLTATEEKRQVRDLLEKVGLSPESIYKYPHEFSGGQRQRIGIARAIALKPKLIIADEPVSALDVSVQAQVLNFMQEIQKELNLTYLFISHDLGIIRHMCDQIGIMYKGRYVEQGTTDDIFENPQHIYTKRLIAAIPDMDPTKRDEMTAFRQQVKSEYENSYRNFFDEEGLAYSLKSISNTHRVALPQKG
- a CDS encoding ABC transporter ATP-binding protein; this translates as MNTELLEVRNLTTSFRIEDDYYAAVDHVNLTVKKNEVLAIVGESGSGKSAFAFSIMGLHNKAKIDGQILYKGQDIANISPNKLNKLRGKEMGMIFQDPLSALNPLMIIGDQIDEILTLHQPKMSSKEKKDKVIDLLNQVGIPRPEQIYKQYPHELSGGMRQRVVIAIAIANKPELLIADEPTTALDVTIQLQILELIRDLKNEINAGIILITHDLGVVAEMADRVAVMYAGEIVEIADIYTLMNNAKHPYTRSLLNSIPTITEEKSKLHVIQGIVPSLKNLPRKGCRFKARIPWISDSAHEENPQMHEIAPGHFVRCTCYQHFHFPDQAEEE
- a CDS encoding M15 family metallopeptidase; this translates as MKKIKKKEQRKQKKSLRFWLIATLLISVLYVWLQQKEDTYEIWPDYTREAAPITGLHPVVAESEQLLVRKAARRGIDIVITHGYRSIEEQDELFNQGRSTTGNIVTNARGGESYHNYGLAIDFALRTPDGDVVWDMERDDNGNGQADWMEVVDLAKELGFTWGGDWANFPDYPHLQMDFGLSINELKRGKRPPDSP
- the rpsR gene encoding 30S ribosomal protein S18; amino-acid sequence: MSFKQREGGDNDKRPARRGGRNKRRKVCFFTANKITHIDYKDTDLLRKFISERGKILPRRVTGTSAKYQRMLTIAIKRSRQIALLPYTTE